The sequence AAAAACTCAAAAAACAATTCAATGATTCTCGGAATAGGTAAACGTTTGTGAAATAACTACAATAAAGAGAATGCAACGCTAAAGGAATATAAAAACTTATCTTATGTTTAATGTGTCATTATTCTATAATTCCTCTCGAAAGAGGTAATTAATGAATAAATTATTCCTTATAACTATATCATTAATCCTACTAATTGCGTGTAATCATTTCTCAGACAATACTATTACATCTTGTGTAGATCTTGCAGACAAAATTAAAACGTTACCTATTACCACCAAAAATATACTGTCTCCACTAAATATAGATAAACCTACTGATTTAAAAACTTTAGAAATTCATGAAATTACTATTTCAAATCCTAATAAAGCATCCTCTAAAAACATTGATGGAAAAATCATTAATTGCAAAGGAAAAGCCATACTATCGAGTGGTAAATATCCACTAGATTTTTATTTATTATTCGAAGGTGAGTATAAATACGTAGTTGTTGAATCACAAGGTAAACGTAAATGGATTTTTCAATGGAAGCTAAATTAATTACTATACCTTGTATTTATTTATGCAACGACTGTACAATTTGAAGGATTTATCAACCTTCTTAAACAAAAATAAATTGACATACCAAGATATAACAATTTACATTTTATACTTAATTAACAATATATAGAACGAGGAGAATAATATGGAAGTTTTGCAAATACTCCTACTACCCTTAATTATTTTAACCTTATACAACACAGTCTTTACAGTACAACAACAAACATTCAAAGTAGTCGAAAGATTTGGTAGGTATAAAAGAATTGCGCGCCCAGGTATAAATATTAAAATCCCTTTTGTAGATAAAGCTAGTAAGGCCGAAAGTATGCGTATTCGACAATTAGATGTACCGGTAGAAACAAAAACAGAAGATAATGTTTTTGTAAAAGTTTCAATTTCAGTCCAATTTGTTATTTTAGATGGAAAAGAATTTGAAGCATTTTACCGTCTTGATAATGCGGAACAACAAATTACTTCTTATGTATTCGATGTAGTAAGGGCAAGGGTTCCGCTGTTAAGCCTAGATAACCTTTTTGAGAAAAAAGATGAAATTGCCGTAGCAGTTAAATCTGAACTTGATGACATTATGATTCAATTTGGATATGGAATTGTTAAAGCTCTAGTTACCGACATTGACCCTGATGCAAAAGTTAAGTCGGCGATGAATGAAATTAACGAAGCACAACGTTTAAGAGTTGCCGCTACTGAAAAAGGTGAAGCAGAAAAAATAATTATTGTAAAACAAGCGGAAGCAGAAGCAGAAAGTGATGCACTAAGAGGCACGGGAATAGCTAATGAACGTAAAGCAATTATTGACGGACTGAAAGAATCAATTGATGATTTTCAAAAAAGTATTTCTGGAACAGGGCCAATGGAAGTAATGAACTTGGTACTACTAACTCAATATTTTGATAGCTTGAAAAGCATTGCTTCGGCTCCAAATACTTCAAGTATTTTCATACCCCATACTCCTAATTCGATGTCTGACTTTTCTGATCAAATGCGAAACGCTATAATGCAGGCAGGTCAAATCACAGACCACAAAGAAATAGATCAATCAGACCAAATTACTGATAACGAAGAAATCTAAAAATAGTATTAAACAGAAATAATTTAGAAAAAGGATCAAGGAAAATAGAGCAAATCCAAAATCCGGGAGGTTACTTATGAAGAAGTCGCATCAAATTATAATGGCAGGTGTTGTAATAGTATTGGTTGCCTATGCTTGGTTGATAGGTTATGGAATGTGTAATAGTGACGGTTTATTCTGTTAAAGGGATAAATTGTAGCTCATTTATTAACGACTTTTAATCAACCAATTACTAGTACGAATATATATTTTATTCATATATGTTTCTCATATTCCAAGCATCAAAAGAAACTAGTTTAGCCTCAGAACCTTGGGCACGCAGGGAAACACCAACGCTATCTGCTAATCCAGGATACACTCTTACAGCAACACAGGCTTTATCATTCACAAAAACTTCAACGACACTTTTATCTATAAATATTCTTAGTTTAAGAGGTTCATCTGGGTCAAGAGCTATTGGTGTAGTTTCAGGAGCTCTTGATAATACTCCTGGTAATATAGAGGAATAGGATGAATCTATCGACAAAATACTCTCTCGATCTGGAATATAACGTGGTGTCCCATAAGGATTAACCACTGTATTAGCAGATTGTAATAGAGCTCCTGTTTTATCACCCCATTCAGTAATTTTAAATCCTCTATCCTTAAAAAACGCTATTCTGGTATATTCCTCTCTATTTTTGGACCTAAGCACATTTAACTCAACCATAGGAGAAGATTTTGGGTCTATCTCAACAATAAACTCTATGGTGTTCCCCTCTATTCCATCAAGAACTACCTCTTGGTTTGGAGGCAATACGGTTTTGCCTACATGTTTGTGGTCATATCGTAAAGATTCAATATCACCAGTTGGCTTGATTTTAAGAACAGAATCATTTTCTAAGGTAAGTAATCTTGGCAGAGTCATAATCTGGTTCCATCCCTTTGTGTCCATGCCAGGATTCATATTAAATATGGTCACTACACCACCTAAACCATCAGGAGTAGAGGACGGAGCATGTACTCCCGAAGGTGTAGACGCACCGAAATTGAATAAACCTCCAGAGAATACTGAGAATTTATCACGTACCTTATCGTAATCACCCAAAAGATACTGCCCTCCGCTCATATGACTGTAAAAAAGAAGTATGTATTTATCACCAATAGGCCAAAAGTAGGGACAAGCCCCATCATCTCCAACCAATGTAAAAATGTCTCCCTCAGTAAAGGGATGTAAATATTCCCAATGGATCAGATCATTTGATCTAAAAAGAAAGTCGGCAGCTCTTCTTAATCCTCCTGGTTTTGTCAGCAATGTACCACCAGACAAAGAATAATATTTCCCACCTTTACTCCAAATACACGGGTCAAACACGGTATATTCTTGAGGGGATCCATCCTGTACAGGAATAGGTATCACTGCCTTTCCTGTTAGTTTCTCCCAATTCAAAAGAAGCGGATCTGTAGAAACTGCAACAATATTTCCCGCATCAGTTCCATGATACATAGCTATTACCCGATCTTCCTCTACGAACGTAGAACCAGAAAAACATCGGCCTTCAGGATTGGGATATATTGCATATGGTAAATCTTCCCAATGTATGAGATCTTTACTTACAGCATGCCCCCAATGTTGTCTGGGATCTTCTGGTGGATAGGCTTGGTAAAACAAATGCCAACGACCTTGCCAATAACACAAGCCATTTGGGTCATTAAGTGTATTTTCTGGATTAACATAATGAAAGACAGGTCGGTAAGGATCAGTACGCATATCAAATCGTGCTTTCAACATTCTTTGTAGCAATGGATTATCCTTCAACTGTGCTTTCTGTTCCTCCAAAGTCTCGGGGAATTTATACTGGGGTGTTAGTGATGTGAATTCTGGATTATCCATATTTATCCTTTCTATAGGAATGCATGATAAACAAATGTGTTGTTAATCATCACCAAAGCCAAGCTGCACCTCGTACGCCACTTGAGTCACCATACTTAGCTTGACGCACTTCCGTTGCACACTCTTTGCCAAATACCCATTTAGACAATAATGGCTTGAGGTTGGAATAAAGTCTTTCAATATTAGACATCCCACCCCCCAACACTATTACATCAGGATCTAATGTATTTATTAAACTAGCCAATGCTTTTCCGAGCCTTTGTTCGTATCTCACGAGGCACAACTCAGCATTAGATTCGCCTTTCTCAACCAATTTAACAAT is a genomic window of SAR202 cluster bacterium containing:
- a CDS encoding SPFH domain-containing protein → MEVLQILLLPLIILTLYNTVFTVQQQTFKVVERFGRYKRIARPGINIKIPFVDKASKAESMRIRQLDVPVETKTEDNVFVKVSISVQFVILDGKEFEAFYRLDNAEQQITSYVFDVVRARVPLLSLDNLFEKKDEIAVAVKSELDDIMIQFGYGIVKALVTDIDPDAKVKSAMNEINEAQRLRVAATEKGEAEKIIIVKQAEAEAESDALRGTGIANERKAIIDGLKESIDDFQKSISGTGPMEVMNLVLLTQYFDSLKSIASAPNTSSIFIPHTPNSMSDFSDQMRNAIMQAGQITDHKEIDQSDQITDNEEI
- a CDS encoding glycoside hydrolase family 32 protein; translated protein: MDNPEFTSLTPQYKFPETLEEQKAQLKDNPLLQRMLKARFDMRTDPYRPVFHYVNPENTLNDPNGLCYWQGRWHLFYQAYPPEDPRQHWGHAVSKDLIHWEDLPYAIYPNPEGRCFSGSTFVEEDRVIAMYHGTDAGNIVAVSTDPLLLNWEKLTGKAVIPIPVQDGSPQEYTVFDPCIWSKGGKYYSLSGGTLLTKPGGLRRAADFLFRSNDLIHWEYLHPFTEGDIFTLVGDDGACPYFWPIGDKYILLFYSHMSGGQYLLGDYDKVRDKFSVFSGGLFNFGASTPSGVHAPSSTPDGLGGVVTIFNMNPGMDTKGWNQIMTLPRLLTLENDSVLKIKPTGDIESLRYDHKHVGKTVLPPNQEVVLDGIEGNTIEFIVEIDPKSSPMVELNVLRSKNREEYTRIAFFKDRGFKITEWGDKTGALLQSANTVVNPYGTPRYIPDRESILSIDSSYSSILPGVLSRAPETTPIALDPDEPLKLRIFIDKSVVEVFVNDKACVAVRVYPGLADSVGVSLRAQGSEAKLVSFDAWNMRNIYE